The following are encoded together in the Nocardia sp. XZ_19_385 genome:
- a CDS encoding Uma2 family endonuclease — MTVEEFEELAKHSGERVSLEFLYGKLGVKAVPDGDHREIIRWIARQILPIRGELWLYAELELKVQAYRNGRAKADGVLAPDESFAGQQEWVDPAPALMVLEVTSYDSDTDRRDRIEKPAAYAEAGIPVYLLVDRESCESIVYSQPEDGVYSSVRRHKFGKAIDLPDPVGVTLETERFKDWVR, encoded by the coding sequence ATGACTGTCGAGGAGTTCGAGGAGCTCGCCAAGCATTCGGGCGAGAGGGTTTCACTGGAGTTTCTGTATGGGAAGCTGGGGGTGAAGGCTGTGCCGGATGGGGATCATCGAGAGATCATCCGATGGATCGCGCGCCAGATCCTTCCGATCCGGGGTGAGCTCTGGCTGTATGCCGAACTCGAATTGAAGGTCCAGGCATATCGCAATGGCCGCGCCAAGGCCGACGGTGTCCTCGCACCGGATGAGTCTTTCGCAGGGCAGCAGGAGTGGGTGGACCCGGCGCCTGCGCTGATGGTCCTCGAAGTAACGTCCTACGACTCGGATACCGATCGCCGCGATCGCATCGAGAAGCCGGCCGCATACGCCGAGGCTGGAATTCCCGTCTACCTCCTGGTTGATCGTGAGAGTTGCGAGTCGATTGTTTACAGCCAGCCAGAGGATGGCGTCTACTCGAGCGTCCGTCGCCACAAATTCGGCAAAGCGATCGACTTGCCCGATCCGGTTGGAGTGACGCTCGAGACCGAGCGGTTCAAAGACTGGGTCCGCTGA
- a CDS encoding replication-associated recombination protein A: MTDGLFDVPGQAAGESDGRGRVEFRGAGDSVPLAVRMRPASLEEVVGQQHLLGPGSPLRRLVEGSGAASVLLYGPPGTGKTTLASLISQATGRRFEALSALSAGVKEVRAVIDLARRRLTVGEQTVLFIDEVHRFSKTQQDALLAAVENRIVLLVGATTENPSFSVVSPLLSRSLVLQLQSLTDADIRQVLQRAIDDPRGFGGEYTVTEAALDHIVRIAGGDARRALTALEASAESSLDGNVDVDLVEASVDKAAVRYDRAGDQHYDVVSAFIKSIRGSDVDAALHYLARMMSAGEDPRFIARRLVISASEDIGMADPTALQSAVAAAQVVQLIGMPEAQLTLTHATIHLATSPKSGAVPAALGAAMSDISAGKAGLVPPHLRDGHYAGAAKLGNAQGYRYPHDDPDGVLAQQYPPDDLVGRDYYTPTDHGNEREIGPRVQKLRRIVRGK; the protein is encoded by the coding sequence ATGACCGATGGACTGTTCGACGTACCCGGGCAGGCCGCCGGGGAGTCGGACGGGCGGGGCCGCGTCGAGTTCCGGGGCGCGGGCGATTCGGTGCCGCTCGCGGTGCGCATGCGCCCGGCATCGCTGGAAGAGGTTGTCGGGCAGCAGCATCTGCTAGGGCCGGGTTCGCCGCTGCGCCGGCTGGTGGAGGGTTCGGGTGCGGCCTCGGTGCTGCTGTACGGACCGCCCGGCACCGGGAAAACCACCCTCGCATCGCTCATCTCGCAGGCCACGGGCCGCCGTTTCGAGGCGCTCTCGGCGCTGTCGGCGGGTGTGAAGGAGGTCCGTGCCGTCATCGATCTGGCGCGCCGCCGGTTGACCGTCGGCGAGCAAACCGTCCTGTTCATCGACGAGGTACACCGCTTCTCCAAAACCCAGCAGGACGCACTGCTGGCGGCGGTGGAGAACCGCATCGTGCTGCTCGTCGGCGCGACCACGGAGAACCCGTCCTTCTCGGTCGTCTCGCCGCTGCTGTCCCGCTCGCTGGTCCTGCAACTGCAATCGCTCACCGACGCCGACATCCGCCAGGTGTTGCAACGCGCCATCGACGACCCGCGGGGCTTCGGCGGCGAGTACACGGTGACCGAGGCGGCGCTCGACCACATCGTCCGCATCGCGGGTGGTGACGCCCGCCGCGCCCTCACCGCGCTCGAAGCCTCGGCCGAATCCTCGCTCGACGGCAATGTCGACGTCGACCTGGTCGAAGCCAGCGTCGACAAGGCGGCCGTCCGCTACGACCGCGCGGGCGACCAGCACTACGACGTCGTCAGCGCGTTCATCAAGTCCATCCGCGGCTCCGATGTCGATGCGGCCCTGCACTATCTGGCCCGCATGATGAGCGCCGGTGAAGACCCCCGCTTCATCGCCCGCCGCCTGGTCATCTCCGCCAGCGAGGACATCGGCATGGCCGACCCGACGGCCCTGCAGAGCGCCGTCGCGGCCGCCCAGGTGGTCCAGCTGATCGGCATGCCCGAAGCCCAGCTCACCCTGACCCACGCCACCATCCACCTGGCCACCTCCCCGAAGTCCGGCGCGGTCCCGGCCGCCCTCGGCGCCGCCATGTCCGACATCTCCGCGGGCAAAGCCGGTCTGGTCCCCCCGCATCTGCGCGACGGCCACTACGCGGGCGCCGCCAAACTCGGCAACGCCCAGGGCTACAGATACCCCCACGACGACCCGGACGGAGTCCTCGCCCAGCAATACCCGCCGGACGACCTCGTCGGCCGCGACTACTACACCCCCACCGACCACGGCAACGAACGTGAGATCGGCCCGCGAGTCCAGAAACTCCGCCGCATTGTCCGGGGGAAGTGA
- a CDS encoding alkaline phosphatase D family protein, whose translation MAENTVVSDSAAPGSLGRRTLLKGSAAAAAATTLLAAAPARAQGAVFRHGVASGDPLPTGVIIWTRVTVAEDATPGSGVGAATPVRWEVAADEAFSSPTASGTVTATTDSDHTVKVDVSGLAPGQVYYYRFSALGETSPIGRTRTAPADSDTPDRLRFGVVSCSNWEAGFFSAYRHLATRGDLDAVIHLGDYIYEYGRGKYGGRSGAVRGHDPVNEIVTLADYRIRHAQYKTDPDLTTLHALVPFICTWDDHESADNSWSGGANHHDPAVNGPWPARRAASAQAYLEWMPVRAKGSGDEVQIYRRLRFGTLAELSMLDLRSYRDEEVTPGAGWRNVDNPARTLTGKAQMDWLTAGLASAPVRWKLIGNSVMVAPLVFPPLDPAQSKAITDALGLPQSGVPANADQWDGYTADRRKLFATLTDNQVSDVVFLTGDIHSSWASDLPVEAATYPAGPTVGAEFVVPSVTSSSIGEMLRAAPRTAAVPLEESIKGVNHHMRYVELESHGYGVLDVTAEQTQMDWFYVLNVEDPNTGIRHGASFAVRSGGRLEPRPTPVL comes from the coding sequence GTGGCTGAAAACACGGTTGTTTCAGATTCCGCGGCACCGGGATCGCTGGGTCGACGGACGCTCCTCAAGGGCAGCGCCGCCGCTGCCGCCGCGACCACACTGCTAGCGGCCGCCCCGGCACGCGCCCAGGGCGCGGTATTCCGGCACGGCGTCGCCTCGGGCGATCCGCTACCGACCGGTGTCATCATCTGGACCCGCGTCACCGTCGCCGAGGACGCCACCCCCGGATCGGGCGTCGGCGCCGCCACTCCCGTGCGCTGGGAAGTCGCGGCCGACGAGGCGTTCTCCTCGCCTACCGCGTCCGGAACCGTAACGGCCACAACCGATTCCGACCACACCGTGAAGGTCGACGTATCCGGCCTGGCCCCGGGCCAGGTCTACTACTACCGCTTCTCCGCACTCGGCGAGACCTCCCCCATCGGCCGCACCCGCACCGCCCCGGCCGACTCCGACACTCCCGACCGCCTGCGCTTCGGCGTGGTGTCGTGCTCCAACTGGGAAGCCGGATTCTTCAGTGCCTACCGCCACCTCGCCACCCGCGGCGACCTGGACGCGGTCATCCACCTCGGCGACTACATCTACGAATACGGCCGCGGCAAGTACGGCGGCCGCAGCGGCGCGGTCCGCGGGCACGATCCGGTCAACGAGATCGTCACCCTCGCCGACTACCGAATCCGGCACGCGCAGTACAAAACCGACCCCGACCTGACCACCCTGCACGCCCTGGTCCCCTTCATCTGCACCTGGGACGACCACGAGTCGGCCGACAACTCCTGGTCCGGCGGCGCCAACCACCACGACCCCGCCGTCAACGGCCCCTGGCCGGCCCGCCGCGCCGCCTCCGCCCAGGCCTACCTGGAGTGGATGCCGGTCCGCGCCAAAGGCTCCGGCGACGAAGTCCAGATCTACCGCCGCCTGCGCTTCGGCACGCTCGCCGAACTGTCCATGCTGGACCTGCGCAGCTACCGCGACGAAGAGGTCACCCCCGGCGCAGGCTGGCGCAATGTCGACAACCCCGCCCGGACCCTCACCGGAAAAGCCCAAATGGATTGGCTGACAGCCGGTTTGGCATCAGCCCCAGTGCGCTGGAAACTGATCGGCAATTCCGTAATGGTCGCCCCACTGGTTTTCCCACCCCTCGACCCGGCACAGAGCAAGGCCATCACCGACGCCCTGGGCCTCCCGCAATCGGGCGTCCCGGCGAACGCCGATCAGTGGGACGGCTACACCGCCGACCGCCGCAAACTCTTCGCCACCCTCACCGACAACCAGGTCTCCGACGTGGTGTTCCTGACCGGCGACATCCACTCCTCATGGGCCTCGGACCTCCCGGTCGAAGCCGCCACCTACCCGGCGGGCCCAACCGTCGGCGCGGAATTCGTCGTCCCATCAGTCACTTCCTCCAGCATCGGCGAGATGCTGCGGGCCGCCCCCCGCACGGCAGCGGTCCCCCTCGAAGAGTCCATCAAGGGCGTCAACCACCACATGCGCTACGTAGAGCTGGAGTCCCACGGCTACGGCGTACTCGACGTAACCGCCGAACAGACCCAAATGGACTGGTTCTACGTCCTGAACGTAGAGGACCCGAACACCGGTATCCGCCACGGCGCTTCATTCGCAGTCCGCTCAGGCGGCCGCCTCGAACCCCGCCCCACCCCCGTGCTCTAA
- a CDS encoding phosphotransferase family protein yields MTALLAERAAEVVSAAQQLLTKRMGAPVKLSDPMELSGSGRTTVLRVRVSENSFSLPRTLIVKQVRGNADERRTGGLAPGVASIDSAFLREAVSYQFTTALSRDQRPGAYLIAHSLPERLLILSDLGENSLLTQQLQSGAEPATRNAMMAFAQALGRMHAATVGREADFVALLRRVDVMHRVDGIAEQAETAIAEVPGMLRRELGIEVPGEIAELIVRGNRLFSAGRFRAFSPSDLCPDNVILNEEGARFLDYEWGGFRDATLDIAYALVSFPGCLCDFELARDRGRQMVEAWRSEVVGVWPALADDTVLAERILEARLIWVWLSTYWFLPADHARIAAAREHGLSVPRSEALINRWAALAEDARCTGDDIIGDFADEVSAMLEERWSE; encoded by the coding sequence ATGACCGCACTATTGGCCGAACGCGCCGCCGAAGTCGTGTCCGCAGCACAGCAATTGCTCACAAAGCGAATGGGTGCTCCGGTAAAGCTGAGCGATCCGATGGAACTCAGCGGTAGTGGTAGGACGACAGTCCTACGTGTGCGCGTTTCAGAGAACTCCTTCTCGCTGCCTCGCACCTTGATCGTCAAACAGGTGCGCGGCAACGCCGACGAACGCCGCACCGGCGGCCTCGCACCGGGCGTCGCCAGCATCGATTCGGCATTCCTACGCGAAGCCGTCTCCTACCAATTCACCACCGCCCTCAGCCGCGACCAGCGCCCGGGCGCGTACCTCATCGCGCACAGCCTCCCGGAACGCCTGCTGATCCTCAGCGACCTCGGCGAGAACTCGCTGCTCACCCAGCAGCTGCAATCCGGCGCCGAACCGGCCACCCGCAACGCGATGATGGCCTTCGCGCAGGCGCTCGGCCGGATGCACGCGGCCACCGTCGGACGCGAAGCCGACTTCGTGGCGCTGCTGCGCCGCGTCGACGTGATGCACCGGGTCGACGGAATCGCCGAGCAGGCCGAAACCGCGATCGCCGAGGTGCCCGGCATGCTGCGGCGCGAACTCGGCATCGAGGTGCCCGGCGAAATCGCCGAACTCATCGTGCGCGGCAACCGGCTGTTCTCCGCCGGACGGTTCCGGGCATTCAGCCCGTCGGATCTGTGCCCTGACAACGTCATCCTCAACGAGGAGGGCGCACGCTTCCTCGACTACGAGTGGGGCGGCTTCCGCGACGCCACCCTCGACATCGCGTACGCGCTGGTGTCCTTCCCGGGCTGCCTGTGCGATTTCGAGCTCGCACGGGATCGTGGGCGGCAGATGGTGGAGGCGTGGCGCTCCGAGGTTGTCGGCGTGTGGCCGGCGCTTGCTGACGACACCGTGCTTGCCGAGCGGATTCTGGAAGCTCGGTTGATTTGGGTGTGGCTGAGCACCTATTGGTTCCTGCCTGCTGATCATGCGCGGATTGCTGCGGCTCGGGAACATGGGTTGTCGGTGCCGCGGTCGGAGGCGTTGATCAATCGCTGGGCGGCGCTGGCAGAAGATGCGCGGTGCACAGGGGACGACATCATCGGCGACTTCGCCGACGAGGTGTCGGCGATGCTCGAAGAGCGTTGGTCTGAATAG
- the aspS gene encoding aspartate--tRNA ligase — MLRTHLAGSLRSEHAGQTVTLTGWVARRRDHGGVIFIDLRDASGVAQAVFREGAAAEQAHKLRAEFCVRVTGVVEQRPDGNENPELPTGQIEVNVTELEVLNESAPLPFQLDEQPGEEARLKYRYLDLRREGPAHAMRLRSKANAAARAVLAGHEFVEVETPTMTKSTPEGARDFLVPARLQPGSFYALPQSPQLFKQLLMVGGIERYYQIARCYRDEDFRADRQPEFTQLDIEMSFVRQDDVILLAEEILVALWKLIGHDITTPIPHMTYAESMRRYGSDKPDLRFEVEITECAEYFKDTPFRVFQSPYVGAVVMPGGASQPRRQLDAWQEWAKQRGSRGLAYVLIGENGELTGPVAKNLSEAEREGLAKHVGAAPGDCVFFAAGEVKASRAILGAARGEIARKCGLIDENAWAFVWIVDAPMFEPAADATASGDVALGHSAWTAVHHAFTSPKPESVDTFDTDPGSALAYAYDIVCNGNEIGGGSIRIHRRDVQERVFKVMGISHDEAQEKFGFLLDAFAYGAPPHGGIAFGWDRITALLAGVDSIRDVIAFPKSGGGVDPLTDAPAPITPQQRKEAGLDFKPGDKKKDDEKGKAAE; from the coding sequence GTGCTGCGCACCCACTTGGCTGGTTCGCTGCGAAGCGAGCACGCCGGTCAGACCGTCACCCTCACCGGATGGGTGGCCCGGCGGCGTGACCACGGTGGCGTGATCTTCATCGATCTGCGCGATGCTTCGGGCGTCGCGCAGGCAGTGTTCCGTGAGGGCGCGGCGGCCGAGCAGGCGCACAAGCTGCGCGCCGAATTCTGTGTCCGGGTCACCGGTGTGGTCGAGCAGCGGCCCGATGGCAACGAGAACCCCGAGCTGCCCACCGGTCAGATCGAGGTGAACGTCACCGAACTGGAGGTGCTCAACGAGAGCGCCCCGCTGCCGTTCCAGCTCGACGAGCAGCCCGGTGAAGAGGCCCGCCTCAAGTACCGCTACCTGGACCTGCGCCGCGAAGGCCCGGCGCACGCCATGCGGCTGCGCTCCAAGGCCAACGCCGCCGCGCGCGCCGTCCTGGCCGGCCACGAGTTCGTCGAGGTCGAGACCCCGACGATGACGAAGTCCACCCCGGAGGGCGCCCGCGACTTCCTGGTGCCCGCTCGCCTGCAGCCCGGCAGCTTCTACGCGTTGCCGCAGAGCCCGCAGCTGTTCAAGCAGCTGCTCATGGTCGGCGGCATCGAGCGCTACTACCAGATCGCGCGCTGCTACCGCGACGAGGACTTCCGCGCCGACCGTCAGCCCGAATTCACCCAGCTCGACATCGAGATGAGCTTCGTGCGCCAAGACGATGTCATCCTGCTGGCCGAGGAAATCCTGGTCGCGCTGTGGAAGCTGATCGGCCACGACATCACCACCCCGATCCCGCACATGACCTACGCGGAGTCCATGCGCCGCTACGGCTCCGACAAGCCGGACCTGCGCTTCGAGGTCGAGATCACCGAGTGCGCCGAGTATTTCAAGGACACCCCGTTCCGGGTGTTCCAGTCGCCGTATGTCGGCGCGGTCGTGATGCCCGGTGGCGCGAGCCAGCCGCGACGTCAGCTCGACGCCTGGCAGGAGTGGGCCAAGCAGCGCGGCTCGCGCGGTCTGGCCTACGTGCTGATCGGCGAGAACGGTGAGCTGACCGGCCCGGTCGCCAAGAACCTGTCCGAGGCCGAGCGCGAGGGCCTGGCCAAGCACGTCGGCGCCGCGCCGGGCGACTGCGTCTTCTTCGCCGCCGGTGAGGTGAAGGCCAGCCGCGCGATCCTCGGTGCGGCGCGCGGCGAGATCGCCCGCAAGTGCGGCCTGATCGACGAGAACGCGTGGGCGTTCGTGTGGATCGTGGACGCACCGATGTTCGAGCCCGCCGCCGACGCCACCGCGAGCGGCGATGTGGCGCTGGGTCATTCGGCCTGGACCGCGGTGCACCACGCGTTCACCTCGCCCAAGCCGGAGTCGGTCGACACCTTCGACACCGACCCGGGTTCGGCACTGGCCTACGCCTACGACATCGTCTGCAACGGCAACGAGATCGGCGGCGGTTCCATCCGTATCCATCGCCGCGATGTCCAGGAACGCGTGTTCAAGGTGATGGGCATCAGCCACGACGAGGCGCAGGAGAAGTTCGGCTTCCTGCTCGACGCCTTCGCCTACGGCGCCCCGCCGCACGGCGGCATCGCCTTCGGCTGGGACCGCATCACCGCGCTGCTGGCCGGTGTCGACTCGATCCGCGATGTCATCGCATTCCCGAAGAGCGGCGGCGGTGTCGACCCGCTGACCGACGCGCCGGCGCCGATCACCCCGCAGCAGCGCAAGGAAGCCGGGCTGGACTTCAAGCCGGGAGACAAGAAGAAGGACGACGAAAAGGGCAAGGCCGCCGAGTAA
- a CDS encoding neutral zinc metallopeptidase, which translates to MTFNEGSQIDPDAVRSGGGPGRGGKIALGGGLGGLILTVVVLLLGGDPGSVVGGLNGVEESPSAPTAGTPEHCKTGADANKYLDCRVAATVTSLNSVWGTKFPEQTGGDKYVKPEVVLFSGATSTGCGNATSEVGPFYCPLDQTAYFDVRFFNELTTRFGASTGPLAQEYVVAHEIGHHLQNLLGDLGRAQQDPNGPESGAVRTELQADCYAGIWAHYADKQPAPGGGEPLLKPLTDQDVKDALSAAAAVGDDRIQRKSGGRVNPEAWTHGSSEERQKWFLSGYKSGELKGCDTFGANDLGNPPALR; encoded by the coding sequence ATGACCTTCAACGAAGGCTCACAAATCGATCCGGACGCGGTCAGGTCCGGAGGTGGTCCCGGCCGGGGCGGGAAGATAGCGCTGGGCGGTGGCTTGGGCGGTTTGATCCTGACCGTGGTCGTCCTGCTGCTGGGCGGGGATCCCGGGTCGGTGGTCGGCGGACTGAACGGCGTGGAAGAGAGCCCCTCGGCTCCGACCGCCGGCACGCCGGAGCACTGCAAGACCGGCGCGGACGCCAACAAGTACCTGGACTGCCGGGTCGCGGCGACGGTGACCAGCCTGAACTCGGTGTGGGGCACCAAGTTTCCCGAACAGACCGGCGGCGACAAGTACGTGAAGCCGGAGGTCGTCTTGTTCTCCGGCGCCACCTCCACCGGCTGCGGCAACGCCACCAGCGAGGTCGGCCCGTTCTACTGCCCGCTCGACCAGACGGCTTACTTCGACGTCCGCTTCTTCAACGAGCTGACCACCCGTTTCGGCGCGAGCACCGGCCCGCTGGCCCAGGAGTACGTGGTCGCGCACGAGATCGGGCATCATCTGCAGAACCTGCTCGGCGATCTCGGCCGGGCGCAGCAGGATCCGAACGGCCCCGAATCCGGCGCGGTACGCACCGAACTACAGGCCGACTGCTACGCCGGTATCTGGGCGCACTACGCCGACAAGCAGCCCGCGCCGGGCGGCGGCGAGCCGCTGCTGAAGCCACTGACCGACCAGGACGTCAAGGACGCGCTGTCAGCGGCCGCGGCGGTCGGTGACGACCGGATCCAGCGCAAGTCCGGCGGCCGGGTCAACCCGGAGGCGTGGACGCACGGGTCCTCGGAGGAACGGCAGAAGTGGTTCCTGTCCGGATACAAGAGCGGCGAACTGAAAGGTTGCGACACCTTCGGCGCCAACGATCTGGGCAATCCGCCCGCCCTGCGCTGA